The sequence below is a genomic window from Ficedula albicollis isolate OC2 chromosome 2, FicAlb1.5, whole genome shotgun sequence.
GGCCACGAAGGGTCTTCTTTCAAATAGTAAGGTCTTAGAAGTATATACAAGTTTCTCAGAAAATCTTGTCTTAATTGAAAATGCATCTCTTGGAGCTGGGCATGTGGGCTGTACAGTCTGCAAGTGATACTGGCTGGCTGTTTGGGATTTCAGGAGAACTGTCAGTTTTCACCATTTTGCTacagcaatattaaaaaaaagaaggaaaaaaaaaaaggaagaagaagaagaaaaagaaaagacactgTCAAAGTTTTTCTAAGGTGTAAAAATGTTCTTCATTTCCAAAGAGAACAATTATGCTCCCTGTTGTTATAGTGGGCTTTGAAAAGTTCATGTAAATATGCTCAACTCTGCACATACTTCAAGCAGCACTCGTTTGCTACTGTTCACTAGACATGGTTTTAAACAGTAAGGGGATATCAAGAAAAGAATTAAGGATGTCTGCTGGTCTGTCACCCTGTGGAGAACAGCAGGCATTACGTGTTATTGTCCCATTGTGGGCATTACCTGAACAATTTAACAACAGCTTCCAGTGTAGTCTAAATTGTCTTTACTGTTTGGCTACTGGAAACATCAGAGTTTTCTGCAGAAGGGGAGTTTTCTGCATGTTAAGAATGAATGactctttttaattattattaataattattttaatctgaacacacaccaaaaaaaaaaaaaaaaaagttctgaaacTCTTGAATTGCTGCTTCTCCATTTTTAATCCATTAACTGGTAGTCTTCAATTTGTTGatcacttttttctctttgaccCTTCTGTTCTGGAACCAGATTGTGACCTGTCTCTCTGATAGATTTGTAGTCGCCGATATCCTCCTCCTCTTGTCTTTGGTTATGAATTTATTTGTAGCATATTCCCTTTCGAGTTCTTTTAACTGGACCTTTGTGTAAGGCACTCGTTTCTTTCTTCCACGTCTGTACGAGTTCGCATCCGAGGGATGGGAAACGACgtctgaaacagaaaaaccatGCAGGGAAGCGTTAGAAAATCGCTCGAACCGGTTAGGACATCTTCAAGTGGTAcaagggttagggttagagcGCACTCCTCCGCCTGCCCCGCTCCGGTTTAGCTACTAAAGCCCGGCTCAGAACTGGGGATTCCTCTTTCCTGGCCGCCGCGGACAGCTTTTAGGCAGGGAAAGACCCACTTCTGTCAGACAGATAAATAGTAACAAACCCCACGTAGCCCGGCCAGGGACTCTGGGAAGGATcgagaggggctgcagggatttACACAGCTCGCGTACTTCATGGTCTACGGAAAATAATACCACAGACCTTCGCGCGGCCCTTTTCAGCTGTTTCCTCTCCCGGGGCCGGCGCCGGGGCCGGCCCGGCGAGGCGGGATGTGCCGTGCGCCGGCGGGGGGCAAGGGGCGGCACCGGTGCCGTTCCAGCGGCGCTGGGGCATGTGTGGACCGGGGCGGGATGGGACCGGGGCCGGCCGGCGGGACGGCGGAGGGGGTTATCGCGGAGCCCTGCCCGCCGGCGGGATAGCCGGGAGAGGCGAGCGGGGCAGAACGAAAAGAAGAGACAGGGGGAGCCATGCAGGTGTATTACCCGGGAGGGTGGATTTCCAGAGGTGAGGcggctggctctgctccttggGGCAGTACACTTGCCCGTTCCAGCCGTTCGTGATGGCCCAAGGCTGGTAGCTGTCCATGGGGAGAAGGGGTTCGTGGCGCGGctcgccgggggggggggggggggggggggggggggggggggggggggctcgccGGGGCCGCCGATGGCGGGCACCACGGGCATATCCAGATAACCGGGCACCGGCTGGTAGGGCCCGGCGGCGTAGCCCTGGTAGAAGGCGAACTCCTTGGCCCGCGACGTGAACTCCTCGCCGGAGACCGAGGTGTCCATGTACTTATCGGCGAAGGTGGAGGCGGGCTGGGCGCAGGACTTGATGGCGTTGTGGTGGGTCATGCGACAGGGGTAGTAGCCGCTGCCGAAGTAGCCGTAGGGCAGCGCGGCGCCCGAGGAGCTCTGCACGGCGGCCgagcaggggctgcactgcTTGACAGCGGGCTCGGCCATGCCGGCGGCGGGGGCCTcgctggaggggggggggggggggggggggggggggggggggggggggggggggggggggggggggggggggggggggggggggggggggggggggggggggggggggggggggggggggggggggggggggggggggggggggggggggggggggggggggccgccgccgccgcgAAGTTGCTGCCGGCGTGAAACCCGTCCATGTTCTTATTGATCTCATCCAGGCTGTTGTCGTAGAGGAACATGACGGGCTCGATCCAGCGGGGGTGGAGGAGCACGGAGGCTGTCATAGCCCGCTCCGCATTGAGACTAGTGGCTCTTTTTTAAAAGCcccaaagactgaaaaaagagATACTCAATCTCCGGGACTTGACCAGGGCTGacgcgccggggggggggggggggggggggggggggggggggggggggggggggggggggggggggggggggggggggggggggggggggggggggggggggggggggggggggggggggggggggggggggggggggggggggggggggggggggggggggggggggggggggggggggggggggggggggggggggggggggggggggggggggggggggggggggggggggggggggggggggggggggggggggggggggggggggggggggggggggggggggggggggggggggggggggggggggggggggggggggggggggggggggggggggggggggggggggggggggggggggggggggggggggggggggggggggggggggggggggggggggggggggggggggggggggggggggggggggggggggggggggggggggggggggggggggggggggggggggggggggggggggggggggggggggggggggggggggggggggggggggggggggggggggggggggggggggggcctccctccctccctcccttcctccctccgGCCCTCCCTCGCCACCGAGGCGTGAGCTTTTTGGCCCCGTTGTTGCCGCGGCGCACCCCCCGAGGTGCGGGGCTCCCCTTGGCACCCCGCCTGGTTTCTCCTTGCGCCGCTTTCCTTGAGCCCTCCCCGCCCCGAGCGCCGCGGGAACCCCGGAGGCCTCCCCTCGTCTCGGGGGGAAGATGAGGCGCACCCCTTCTGCCCCCTTCCTCCGCCGGCCTGAGCCGCCGCCTCTCCCCGGGGAGCGCTGGCGGGGCCCCGTCCGGGTGGCGCGGAGAGCCCACCGCAAGCTGAGGGAGGAGGATCGCTCCCCGCGCGCAACGCTGGGACACATAAGGCTGTCGAAACGGAGCCTCCCGGGGTCTTTTCTGGgtgttttcctccttccttccttcccgCCCGTCGAAAGCCCGAGACCCATCTCTCTCCTCTCGCCACAAAGTCTCAGAAGTCAGATAAGAGGAACAGACGGGGAAATCCccatttcatttattattatCTTTTAGGAAGGTCTCGGGAAGCGGGAGAGTTAACTGGATATTCATCGCGATACCGCTGTATTATTTGTTGCCGTAATAATAAAACCCTGGGCCTACGATTCGGCTTGAATCTTTTTCGGCTGTAAAGTATCACGTCGGCTTGCATGGTGTGTGCACGGACCCACGGCgttttttgtgtgtatgtgtgctgagaaaacaaaatggattATCGGCTGAAATATAGGGTGTTTTTTTGAAGGCCGTACCACTTTGCAAGTGaatgctagaaaaaaaaaccccaacaactcCGTTCTCTTTTCGGGATGATTTTTTCGTAGggtgaaataatttcaatttttaatatCCTCTCACCGGCGAGGATGCTGCTCTCCCCCAAGCTTTTCGCGCACTGCCTTGAAGCCAGAACCCTGCATCACTGAGCTATCAATAAACTTGACCTAAAGCAGCGTTCATCTCATCGTTAACAGCTCTCAGCCCTCACGCGTGTGTACAAAACAGCCACAAATACTCCCATcctgaaaactaatttttttcccccaattgcgtgttgctttgttttgagtCTGACAGCTCGGCGTATTTATTATCCTATTGTGCTTTCCATTGACGTTGTAGCATTGTTTTGCCCTCATGGCTACAAGCGCAGAGCAATCCCGGGACGTACATTGTTACCGAGCAGGCTCTTCCTTGCCTAGCGCGGAGCTGCCAGCCATGAGAATAGCTCTTTGGCGCCCAAGGATATTTTTTCAAGGTGCTTTTTCCGTGCCATGTATTGGGATACCTGAAGCCTCTGTCATTCCCCCTGCTAATTTGGCAGCATTTAGCcgctttttttccttcattgtCGCCAGTAAAATGTTCCAATTTTAACTTCGCATACTCTTTTCCGCATTTTTCCTCATGGccaaaagcaaatatttattccacgcatattttcccttttctttcaggCTCCAGTTTTGAAACCTGTGGATTCCCCCGGCCAAACATTGCTTGACTAGCATGAGTTGGTTCGGTTTGTTTCCCTCAGTTTTCTCGAGGCAGCTTCTAAAAATCGCTTTGCAGGACGAGGGAGAAGTGGGAAGGGGAGGCAGCTCTATGGGGCAGCGCTGTTTTACATACTGGTTAGACACGGCTAGAGGCCAAGGTCAAGTTGAAAGTTGCAGTCTAGCCAATGTGAGAACTGTCATTCACAGCCCCAAGATCTGCCTGATTTGTTAAAAAGCGGGTAGCCATGAGAACACTAATCTCTCCAGCTCCCCTCTACCCCCCTCCCCAACCCGCCCCCACTCTCCAAGCTCCCCTCAGCCGCAGAGAGTTTCTCGCTTATCTGCCTCTACTTTTCCCGCTCCTTTCCATGAGGAGGGAGAAATCATGTGAAACCTTAGCTTTCATCCCCGGCGCAAAATGTACGAGTAGTGTGTGTGGGGTGTCAGGGCGGGGGAAGAAGGGGAAGCATCCGGTCTGCTGACTTTTGGTggttgttattttgttttgtttaccctcctggggctgttccagccctgtgtgctaaaaggagaagggaaattaGATTAGAGAGCTtacttttctcccttctccgCATCTCTTACTCACTCTAGAGGTCTATTTAATAATTATGGAAGAAGGCCATGCTTTTCACTGGTGATAAGAGCAGTAATACAACAGTCCTCTTTCCGTGTTTGCCATGATGTGAGGAGGATTTCGGGAACGGGACTGTTTCCTCAAAATAGGCAAAAATGACATCTGCAGGGTGCCTATGCACCATCAGAAAAATAGTGTTGTCAGACACGGGACTGcacgctttttttttttttttttttcctaatttagaTGACTTTTAATAAATTACTGACATCGAGAGAGgaataaagctattttttatGCCCTCGATACCAAATTTTAATTCCTCAGCTATAATTTCTTCCTGCCTTAATGGGTATCTACCATTAAATATTAGAAAGGGACCGTGAGGACTGAAGGCGTCGGGCAGAACAGATGTTCTTCGAAAATCATGGACCTTGTAATGAACACCAAGGATAAAAATACCCCCGAGCCTACCCCCCTTGCCTTGAAAATACCATTCCCTACCACTTGTGGAAGAGGTTTTACTTTTCACAATGCGAGTCTTGGGATGAGTGGATAAATTAACCAAAACTTAGGAGTTTACTTGAAGACAGTGTTTGATTTGAGCGTCTCTGGAAAACTTAATTGATGATTAAATACTTCCATGCACGCAACCGATGCACGCAATCAAAGTTTCttcctattatttttttgtctttttcttgtgAAATAATGTTAGAATACAGGACACAAAAGCGCATGGTAGAGCCAAAGCAATTTCCAGGATAAGTGATGGAAATCTTCGAACTTCTTTGTATTTATATAGAGTGTGAAACAACTTGGAGAGAAACGCATCTGTTGAATCGTTTCCTCTAAAACGAGTATTAATTCCTGGGGGAGCGGGACGATGAACAACCATGATCAGTAGAAGGATTTAAAAAGGTCCTGAATCTTTTCATAGGCAGGCAATTTCTAACTGATGGTAGTCTCCCATCGCGCTACACGGCCATGCTCATCTCAGGTATTACAAAATGCTTAAGCAGCCTATTTTAACCTCGTTGCGTCGAGAGTGGTCAGAAGCGTTTCACCCACTTCGCAGGTGTAAGCGACAGTGGAATTTGGCCCTTACAAGTGCTTTAAAACAGGTCACTGTGTGTATTCCTGACGCCAGGAAGCTAAGAATAATCTTGCCAGTGAGGACTGCAGCAATATGGCCTTAAACGTGAAAATATAAACTGTTTTTAAACCTCTTTATGTGATAGGAATATGGCAAATCGTCAGCTTCTAAAGAGGCCCTAAGATTTCTCTTAGAGAAACCAGAAATCCTTTCAGTTGAAAGGCAAGTTTTGAAAATACGGGGTTTGTCGGCTCAGTATCTAAgaagccttttttccccctagacCCGTCCTTGTGTGATAACACACATGCACACTCCGCAGCCCTGCCGCGGGAATGCCCGGCTGAGGAGAACGCTGATTTCTTGTAGATTGATCACAATCTATgaatacagaacaaaaaaaaccaaactcccCAAAAATTCAACCCAACCCCAAACGGTTGCCCATAGTAATCCACTCTTACTTTTTCGTGCACTGCTGAGTGCTAATTAATaagcatgaaggaaaaaaaatagcgTCAGATTGCTGAAAATATATGTTTGTCACGGAGTTAAATCCCTCTAAACCCGCTAAAATATCTTAGCTGATAATGGAGGAGCTAGAGGGTGATCCTAGTCACTAATAATAATCgtcctgcagagctcaggattCTTGGAAGAAGCGGGAGTAAAGTGATAGCAGGAGCAAGAGCCTTAATCGAATTTGATTTTCATGAGCAAATGAAATTTACCTGCCAGAAGGGTAACTTGGAGCAGTACTGTCACCGCTGTTTTCTTCCACAATTTCTAAAGCATCAGGGATTGAGATAAACATTCCTGAGTCCGTTTTAAATACACTTTGTCTTTCAGGATATTCATGTGTTTCTAATGGAACTAAGCAGCTTTACGAGCGGGTTTCGCAGGACATCTTAACTCTCTCCCTCCCACTGCGTGCTAAGGGGGGGTGCTGTGATAATTACAAAATAAGAAGAATTTGTAATAGCAAATGCAAAAGGGGAAGAGCTCGGGAAAATCTGTGAAGGCGTCCTAAAAAATCCTCAGGCGCAAACGAGATACCAGTATATCTATTTCAGTCGACCCAAACATTCAAACGACAGCTCCTATGAAAAAGGTGTGCTGAAAAACAATGTCACTGCTTTCACCCCAAGTGTGGGACACGGTCTAATCTTGATGCAGCCAGGTCTCAGAAGATCGCTTCACTcagtgggtttattttttttttttttttgggtttggtgttttgttttggaatttctttttcGTATTTAATCTTCAGAAAACACGCTGGAGGTATTTCACGTgattagaaattaaaatgggAATGATCCTGGAATCTGTCTCGCAAGCGAGGTTTGCtttctgatttgttttgctttgcttcacatttttttctgtagtacTTTCGGAGGGGGGGGTGGTGTGCTaaagttttctgtttgtatttggCTGGTGAAGGCAGCTGAAGCCTGGCATTAGATACCAGTAgtccactgaaaatattttacttaaacTGCCGTGTAAATGCAGTGATAAGGAGAAGCCTTTGCCGGCTCTCTGTCAGCCGCAGGCTTCCCcttataatttaaattaattttgccaTGCAAACTGAGACGGAATTATTTGCCCTCAGGTCTGCTCTCTCGCACCAAAGGTGCtgagaaattttttatttttcccctagCAAATTCTGATAAGGAGGAGGCCTGGCTGGCCGTGCAGTAGTTTATCTGGTCGGTTCCATCCTCTAGCTGAAATGTTCTGATCGCGTAAGAGCAACAAGATTATATTCAAGTTACTCTTCCTTGATTTTCTTTGGTTTATCCTCAGATTTTCGAGATTTCGCATTTTAAGGGTAAATAAATTTCTCACCTTATCTACCAGTAGGTCACAcgaaaagaaaagaaaagaaaagaaaagaaaagaaaagaaaagaaaagaaaagaaaagaaaagaaaagaaaagaaaagaaaagaaaagaaaagaaaagaaaagaaaagaaaagaaaagaaaagaaaagaaaagaaaagaaaagaaaagaaaagaaaagaaacagtaagCTACAATAACATATCCTCTCTATTTCTGCTGTGAGCTTGTAATAATTGCTACCACATGATCACATGGTGTATTGTTGCAGCCTGATTACAATTAAACTTATCCCTCCACCTTTTTCAttagaggaaggaaaaaaaagttcttcctGAGCTTCAGGCCCACTTTGtgctgttttatttccctttgaaaaGCTGTCGGAGAGAAGCCTAAGTCTCTCTTTCCTTTACAGTGTGAGAGAAAGCGTTTCCAAAAAACCCTTCTCACCATAACTTTCTTGTAATAGCGTGACATTTACACATTACGTCCGACCAGGGGGGCTCAGGGGCAGAAGTGGAcgctgctgctctgtgcaagaAGTTgcagagtcttttttttttttttttttttttttcccgcaTTCTTTCCgatcctcctttttttttttttttttttccttttttttttctttttcttcacccTGAGCCCAAAGTCGTATCTTTACCTAGGGAAATGAGGCTCTTAGTGTTAAAGACGTCCGTGCGCGGCatctagagggaaaaaaaaaagtgggagacagagaaaaaaaatcatacaggAAACATTGGACATGTTTGCCTTTACTGGAAGACAGCTGTTTGAGTACATTCTTCAAGAGGGTTTTTCGGTTCCCTTTTCAGAAGTGGTTTGAGTGATTAAAACATTGACTTGATGGAGGCAGTTTATCTCTAATGTCTGGCTCCGTCCAACAGctctttttcctcactttttcaGCCCTTTGCTCCATCGAGACTGTAAATAGCCGGGGCTGTATTCAGGtctgtcttaaaaaaatatcttaagCAGTACGGGGACTCAGCGCACTGACGGGAGGGGAGGATGGCTCTAGCTGGAAGGTAACTGAGCCACGAGTGGAAATGTTGCCCGcggagaggggaaaaaaaaaaccccaacaaccgAAGCCAAAACACACTTGATCTTGCAAACCGCTGCAACTCTGTCAAATGTGGTGGAAAGGGGCGGGAGCGGGCGCTGGAGAAGCCCCGTGGCTGCCGTCCCGTTTCCCTCTGGCTCCTCCAGCAGGCCGGGTGGCTGCAGGACCGCCTCGGGGCCCGCCCTGCCCTCGGCCCGTGGCTCggctgggcagggaaggctCTCCACAGCCGGCTCTCCACACCCGCCCGGCGCCGGGCCCGGCTCACACGGGCACACACGCACCTGCGCCCGGCCGCGCTGCGGGCTCTGCCCCGGGGCAGCTCCCCATGGCTCCTTGCACTCCCTCGAGTACGGACGGGACTGGTTTTTGGCAGTTTGTGTTTCCCTGCTCCGCAGGAGAGTGGAGCGGAGGTGGGTGAGGAGGGAGGTGCGTGGCCGTCAGCGCCGTGGGGAATCGCGCACCCACGGGCAGCGGGCGCGCACACCTGTAAGGAGTGCTGTgtgccctggccctggctggTGTGTCTGTGCGACCGCACGCGTGCCTCTCGCCTGGTCACACCCTATACTCATCCCTCTGCTGGAGCAAGGAGGGGAGCTGGGCGTCCTCTCCCACCCCTAAGCGCATCCCACCTCTGGCTTGGCTAAAGCCGCCTTCTTGCGTGGGTGGGTCCCCGCAGAGGACACGTTTCACAAAAAGCAATGCACCATGTGCACGGATCTGTGATCACTTTCGAGCAGGAAGAGGCAGCTGGATTCGGCCGAGTCCTCAGCACTGCTTAAATGACCTTCGCCCATGTCGTGGGTGCTCCCAGTACCAACCAACCACCTACCAGCAGAGCGCTACTCGATACCGTGATGTGATCCCGTCCTCTCTGATTAGCTTTACACTTCACCAAGCACACGCATTTTTgctaaaaatttatttggtaAAATCCCAGTAAACCCGGGGTCTAGAAAATGCATTATAGTGCCTAGAATACATTTCTCAGGTATATATAATACGTGCTGTCTGTAATGACGAGAGACATTTGCTACTCTTCATGTTAGATGGAACTAATGTCTTTCTATCCATACCGTGAACACATTTTCTAAATAGGAATTATacagtgttttcctttaaaCATAACACCAGTCAAATGCAGACTAGTCGATAACTCGCATCTCTGGGTAAGCATATTACTCACTTTTTGCTGAATCATGAATTTTTCCAAAGCTTATTGTATTTTATGTCTTCTTTAGATAAGCAGTTACATATGTGACACTGTGGAAGGCTAAACCCCATTCTTACATACGCGACAGCTGACTATACTTCCATGATGTTATTTACTCTGGAATCAGCTAAAAACTGAGACTCGTGGCTCACCAGGAAAGGCGGGAGTGGAGTCAGACCCTAATTAACCCGCATACAGCGGACTCCAGCGGTTCACATCTGCCCACGCCTGGACTTAGATCTTCTCATCTGGGGTTCGAACTTCATCTGCCTGAGCACACCGGCTTGGAGCCTTCCAGGATGGCCGCTAGCCAGACCACCGGCACCGTCTTGCATTGCCACCCTGTGCCCCCACATCCACCCCCACGCGTGGATGTGGGGGTATAAACTCTTTCACCCTCTCCATGGGCAGAGGGACGGGGGAAGAGCAGGGGTGGCTTCAACCCAGCGAAAAGCAGCCCTGTTGCAGTCCTGGGAGCCTTTGCAGAGATTCCCGGGGAGAAGGAGCCAGGCTGGTGCCGAGGGACTGGAGGGGAGCTGAGGGCACACGCCAAGGTTCCCACGCTCTGAAGACAATTCGCAAAGTCCCGGGAGCCTAAGTATATTTAGTCCAATAATGgcacagagaaaagggaatgGTTTCATAGCGACTCATCTGACATGCAAAATAACGAGCGGCTGAACAATAAAGGTTAGTCTCTAGCCAGACTTTCCCCCTGGTCTTCCAGGGCAGATACCTAAGGGAAGAATATCCCCAATCTCCTGGCACGCAACCTGAGGCCGTTTTCCTGCAGATGTAGCTGCCCTGGTGCCAGTGAGCCAATATCCTCGCTCGGAGCCGCTTCCTTCCTATTGTGGGGAAGATACTAGCTGCCTGCCAGCAATTACCAATTGTCATCCACTTTCACAAGACCGTATTTCTTTGCAATTTCTCTTGATGCGTGTGGGGACTATGTCAAATCCTCTGTCATCTCCCGGCGCGGCCCGCAGCCACACCGCCCTcctaaagaaaaaggaaaaaaaaaaaaaaaaaaaaaaaaaaaaaaaaaaaaaaaaaaaaaaaaaaaaaaaagaaagagaaaggaagaaccCGACCTCCCCGTCCCCTCAAACAGCTGGGTGTAACATAAAGCTACAGCTCGTAGGTCGTGTTGCAAAGGAAACATAAAGGCTGGTGCGCCTTTGCTCACTGAAGTATCTATATCCCCCGAACTCTGCTTCTTGATGTTGCCAGGTCAACAAATTCTCAGCCCAGGGGCTGTCTCTTGAGAAGTCCATTACGTGTGGATGTGGCTCCTATCTGAAACCTGTATGTGCGGACATGAGAAGCTGGACAGGTTGAGCGGATCAGGCCATTGGTGTAGGGACCAGAGGGACGAGGGCACTTCTCACTGCCGCGGCCCGGCATcccacctgctgctgggggaatAATCCACTCCAACTCCCAGATCGGTCAGAAAGTT
It includes:
- the HOXA13 gene encoding homeobox protein Hox-A13, with the translated sequence MTASVLLHPRWIEPVMFLYDNSLDEINKNMDGFHAGSNFAAAAAPPPPPPPPPPSEAPAAGMAEPAVKQCSPCSAAVQSSSGAALPYGYFGSGYYPCRMTHHNAIKSCAQPASTFADKYMDTSVSGEEFTSRAKEFAFYQGYAAGPYQPVPGYLDMPVVPAIGAPGEPRHEPLLPMDSYQPWAITNGWNGQVYCPKEQSQPPHLWKSTLPDVVSHPSDANSYRRGRKKRVPYTKVQLKELEREYATNKFITKDKRRRISATTNLSERQVTIWFQNRRVKEKKVINKLKTTS